Below is a genomic region from Leptospira yasudae.
GCCTCCATCTCGATCCAATCCTTAAAAAACGTATTCAATTTTAATCATAATGTTCGGTTCTTAATATAACGATTCGAATCTTAACGCGAATTCTAAGAAATCGTTTTACAACGTTATGAACTTCTGTTTTTGATTCATCTAACAAGATTCAAAAAGCGATCCGCGTTATTCTTTCAAAGACTAACGTTCGTTTGCCGATTTTATAAACAAAGAGATAGAGACTACGGGATTCAATTCTACAGGAAGTATGCATGCATTTGATGTTTATGGGCGCGACTGAAAAAACACTAACGGACGTTTTGTGGATCTTACTCTGCTCGGGTTTGGTTCTATTGATGCAGGGCGGATTTTTAATCTTAGAATCCGGTCTCACTCGGGCAAAGAATTCGATCAACGTCGCGATCAAAAACATCGCCGACTTCGGAATCGCAACGGTCCTCTTTTGGTTCGTAGGATTCGGTCTGATGTTCGGAAATTCCTGGAAAGGAATCGTGGGAACATCCTGGTATCTTCCGGTATTTCCTCCCGACGACGTTTGGAGCCCGGCATTCTTTCTGTTTCAATTGGTCTTCTGCGGAACCGCGGCGACAATCGTTTCCGGTGCGATCGCCGAACGATTGAAATTCGTTTCCTATGTTATATCCACCATACTTATCTCCGGTTTTATCTATCCGGTTGCGGGGCATTGGGTTTGGGCGGGATTGTATCAATCCGAAACCCACGGATGGTTGTCCGTATTAGGGTTTCGTGATTTTGCGGGATCGTCCGTCGTACACAGCGTCGGCGGTTGGGTCGCTCTCGCGTTTCTGCTCGTGGTCGGTCCGCGCGCCGGAAGATTCGTGGAGGGAGAAGCTCCGCGCAAGGTTACAGGAAGCAATCTCCCCTTAGCGATGTTAGGCGGAATCATCCTTTGGGTCGGCTGGTTCGGATTCAACGGAGGAAGCACACTCGCCTTCGACCGTCACGTCCCTACCGTTTTATTGAATACGGTTCTCGCTTCTGGAGCCGCGATGTTTTCGGGTTTGTTTATCGGATGGTTCCGCAAAGGATATCCGGACGCCGTTCTCCCGTTAAACGGATCTCTCGGCGGACTCGTGGCGATCACCGCCTGTGCGAACGTGGTCAACGCGGTGGAAGCGGGAGTCATTGGACTTTTTGCGGGGATGCTCGTTTCCCCCATCGAGGATATATTAGAAAAACTGAAAATTGACGACGCGGTCGGCGCGGTCCCGGTTCACTTGGGAATGGGAATTTTCGGGACGCTCTGTGTGGGAGTTTTCGGAAATCTCCAGATCCTCAATTCGGGTCTGACTCGCTGGGGACAAATTCAGATTCAATTGGTGGGAATCGTATCGATCGGAGCGTTCGCA
It encodes:
- the amt gene encoding ammonium transporter; amino-acid sequence: MHLMFMGATEKTLTDVLWILLCSGLVLLMQGGFLILESGLTRAKNSINVAIKNIADFGIATVLFWFVGFGLMFGNSWKGIVGTSWYLPVFPPDDVWSPAFFLFQLVFCGTAATIVSGAIAERLKFVSYVISTILISGFIYPVAGHWVWAGLYQSETHGWLSVLGFRDFAGSSVVHSVGGWVALAFLLVVGPRAGRFVEGEAPRKVTGSNLPLAMLGGIILWVGWFGFNGGSTLAFDRHVPTVLLNTVLASGAAMFSGLFIGWFRKGYPDAVLPLNGSLGGLVAITACANVVNAVEAGVIGLFAGMLVSPIEDILEKLKIDDAVGAVPVHLGMGIFGTLCVGVFGNLQILNSGLTRWGQIQIQLVGIVSIGAFAFGTSYILFSIINRFFKLRVDLEEEYQGLNISEHKATTELIDLFLVMEHQKRTGDLSYDVPVEPFTEVGQIANRYNQVLGTVRNTLEENERARKELAKAYAKVQKEQERAEKLLLNVLPKPIADKLKKDSSVIAQSFNEATILFADIVGFTEIAGKFHPEKVVRILNKVFSAFDLMAEKYGLEKIKTIGDAYMVVGGLPQPRQNHTLAIAHMAWEMMDLLKRFRIREGNLKLDMRIGINTGPVVAGVIGTKKFIYDIWGDAVNVASRMESHGLSGQIQVTPSTANLISEEFAMEKREDVEIKGKGKVDTFILTERIKSPSEELFFGF